The Pyxidicoccus sp. MSG2 DNA segment CTCGGCGGCGCCGGCCGCGCCGTTCATGTGGCCCGTCATGGACTTGGTGGAGGACACGGCGAGCGAGCGTGCGGCGTCGCCGAAGACGCGGGCAATGCCCTGCATCTCCAGCACGTCGCCGATGTCCGTCGAGGTGCCGTGCGCGTTGACGTAGCCGATGTCCGCGGGAGTGAGGCCCGCGTCCTTCAGGGCGGCGCGCATGCTGCGCTGGGCGCCCTCGTGCTCGGGTGCGGGCGAGGTGACGTGATGCGCGTCGGAGCTGGCGCCATAGCCGGACAGCTCCGCGTAGATGCGCGCGCCCCTCGCCCGGGCCTGCTCCCACTCCTCGAGCACCACCATGCCGGCGCCCTCGGCGAGCACGAAGCCGTCGCGGTCCGCGTCGAACGGGCGGCTGGCCTCCTGGGGCGCGTCGTTGCGCGTGGACAGGGCCTTCATCGCCGCGAAGCCGCCCACGCCCAGCAGGGAGATGGGGGCCTCGGAGCCGCCGGCCACCGCCGCGTCGAACTCGCCGCGTTGGATTCCGCGCATCGCCTCGCCAATGGAGTGGGCGCTGGTGGAGCAGGCGGAGTTGGTGGACCAGGAGGGCCCCTTGATTCCGTGGCGCATGGTGACGTAGCCGGGCGCCATGTTGATGATCATCTGGAGGATGAAGAACGGGCTGATGCGGTCCGGCCCCTTCTCCAGCGCCTTGCGGTAGGTCTCCTCCATGCTGGCGATACCGCCGATGCCGGAGCCGATGATGGCGGCCACGCGCTCGGCGTTCTCCGGGGTGATTTTCAGCCCCGAGTCCGCCAGGGCCATGTCCGCCGCCACCACCGCGAACTGCGCGAAGCGGTCCATCCGCCGCACCTCGCGCCGCTCGATGTAGTCCTCGGGCTCGAAGTCCTTCACCTCCCCGGCGATGCGGCAGTCGAGCCGGCTCGCGTCGAAGAGGGTGATGGGCCCCACGCCGCTCCGCCCGTTCACCAGGGCGTCCCAGCTCTTCTCCACGCCCGTGCCACAGGGGCTGATGAGCCCCAGCCCCGTCACCGCGACTCGCCGCTTCTGCATGGCCTTGCTCTCCCTGCACGCCTGGGAGGAGGCGATGAACGGGCCGGACGCCCGGACCCCCGCTTCCCGTGTGCGCTCACCAGGTCTTTTTATTATGTGCATCATGCCATCATGGCAAGCAGATGTGTGCCGGGGTTGCAGGCCTGGCTGAAGTATTGGATGACGAGCATCATTCCAACCGGGAGGAAGCACCGATGAGTGAGGGGAGCGCTGGGCACCGGACTCGCACCGTGACGTGGAGGGACCCGCGCGAGGGCGTGGCGGCGGCGAAGACGCTGTCCGGCCTGGAGTACCTGCGCGCCATCATCAAGGGTGAGGTGCCCGGGGCGCCCATCGCGGAGCTGATGGGCTTCGCGCCGGTGGAGGTGTCGGAGGGGCGGGCGGTGTTCGCGGTGGAGCCGGCGGAGTACCACTACAACCCCATTGGCACGGTGCACGGTGGGCTGGCGGCCACGTTGCTGGACTCGGCGCTGGCGTGCGCGGTGCACTCCACGCTGCCGGCGGGCTCCGGGTACACGACGCTGGAGCTGCACGTGAATCTGGTGCGCGCCATCGCCCATGACACGGGGCGGCTGACGTGTACGGGGGAAGTGGTGCACGTGGGCGGGCGGGTGGCCACGGCGCAGGCGAAGCTGACGGATGCCTCGGGGAAGCTGTATGCCCACGGCACGACCACGTGCATGCTGTTCCGGCCCCCCGGCGCCGGAGGCCGCGAGTAGGAGACGCA contains these protein-coding regions:
- the fabF gene encoding beta-ketoacyl-ACP synthase II; its protein translation is MQKRRVAVTGLGLISPCGTGVEKSWDALVNGRSGVGPITLFDASRLDCRIAGEVKDFEPEDYIERREVRRMDRFAQFAVVAADMALADSGLKITPENAERVAAIIGSGIGGIASMEETYRKALEKGPDRISPFFILQMIINMAPGYVTMRHGIKGPSWSTNSACSTSAHSIGEAMRGIQRGEFDAAVAGGSEAPISLLGVGGFAAMKALSTRNDAPQEASRPFDADRDGFVLAEGAGMVVLEEWEQARARGARIYAELSGYGASSDAHHVTSPAPEHEGAQRSMRAALKDAGLTPADIGYVNAHGTSTDIGDVLEMQGIARVFGDAARSLAVSSTKSMTGHMNGAAGAAEAVISVLALTRGVLPPTINLRNKDPRITLDCVPHTAREARVDAVMSNSFGFGGTNVSLVFRRSAD
- a CDS encoding PaaI family thioesterase, which translates into the protein MSEGSAGHRTRTVTWRDPREGVAAAKTLSGLEYLRAIIKGEVPGAPIAELMGFAPVEVSEGRAVFAVEPAEYHYNPIGTVHGGLAATLLDSALACAVHSTLPAGSGYTTLELHVNLVRAIAHDTGRLTCTGEVVHVGGRVATAQAKLTDASGKLYAHGTTTCMLFRPPGAGGRE